The following are encoded together in the Robertmurraya sp. FSL R5-0851 genome:
- a CDS encoding flagellar FlbD family protein: protein MIKVTRLNGKSFMLNAVYIETIESFPDTTITLSNGRKYVVKEAEDQVYEAIQKFYQSVNLLGRLQVEDKENEEK from the coding sequence GTGATTAAAGTAACCCGTCTAAATGGCAAGTCATTCATGTTAAATGCTGTTTATATTGAAACAATCGAATCTTTTCCCGATACGACCATCACGCTTTCAAATGGGCGGAAATATGTCGTAAAAGAGGCAGAGGATCAAGTTTATGAAGCAATACAGAAGTTTTATCAATCTGTCAACCTTTTAGGACGGCTTCAGGTGGAGGATAAAGAAAATGAAGAAAAATAA
- the fliL gene encoding flagellar basal body-associated protein FliL — MKKNKLVMIMAILLVAITLVGAIAVVVILKVTGEDKEKELTIDEVLEASVDIPQMTANLASNDFIRISFKIQTDSVKAKEELEKRDFQVKNIIILELSEKTAEDLKGKEGQQKLENDLKTKISEIMQEGKVEHVYITESLLQ, encoded by the coding sequence ATGAAGAAAAATAAGCTAGTCATGATTATGGCAATCTTGCTAGTCGCAATAACACTGGTTGGTGCCATAGCGGTTGTAGTGATTCTTAAGGTTACTGGGGAAGATAAAGAAAAGGAATTAACCATTGATGAAGTGCTAGAAGCATCAGTAGATATTCCACAAATGACAGCAAACCTTGCTAGTAATGACTTTATTCGTATCTCATTCAAAATTCAAACTGATAGTGTAAAAGCAAAAGAAGAATTAGAAAAAAGAGATTTCCAGGTGAAAAACATCATCATTTTAGAGTTATCTGAAAAAACTGCTGAGGATTTAAAAGGAAAAGAAGGTCAGCAAAAGCTAGAGAATGACTTAAAAACGAAGATTTCTGAGATCATGCAAGAAGGAAAAGTAGAGCATGTGTATATTACAGAATCACTCCTCCAGTAA
- the fliM gene encoding flagellar motor switch protein FliM has product MSGEVLSQSEIDALLSALSTGEMDADELKKEQSEKKVRVYDFKRALRFSKDQIRSLTRIHENFARLLTTYFSAQLRTYVQISVASADQIPYEEFIRSIPKMTILNVFEVPPLEGRILMEVNPNIAYAMLDRLMGGRGSSINKVENLTEIETKIMSNTFEKSFDNLQEAWSTISEIDPYLAAFEVNPQFLQMVSPNETVVVISLNTVIGETTGMINICIPHVVLEPIIPKLSVHYWMQTEKKEREPQEIAQLEKRIQTATVPISAELGHSEISIQDFLLLDIGDVIELNQAIDRALTIKVGDIPKFLAQPGKVNKKLAVQVLETLKGGDDDGE; this is encoded by the coding sequence TTGTCAGGTGAAGTACTCTCACAGAGTGAAATAGATGCTCTCTTATCGGCACTCTCAACTGGAGAAATGGATGCGGATGAGTTAAAAAAGGAGCAATCTGAGAAGAAAGTTCGTGTGTATGATTTTAAAAGGGCACTAAGATTCTCGAAGGATCAAATCCGTAGTCTAACGCGAATACACGAGAATTTTGCTCGATTGTTGACCACGTATTTCTCAGCTCAATTACGTACGTATGTGCAAATTTCTGTTGCATCAGCAGACCAAATTCCTTATGAGGAATTCATTCGCTCCATTCCGAAAATGACAATTTTAAACGTTTTCGAGGTTCCGCCACTTGAAGGAAGAATCCTGATGGAAGTGAATCCAAATATCGCTTATGCCATGCTAGACCGCCTTATGGGTGGTAGAGGTTCCAGTATTAATAAGGTAGAGAATTTAACAGAAATTGAAACAAAGATCATGTCCAATACATTTGAAAAATCCTTTGATAACTTACAGGAAGCTTGGTCAACGATTTCAGAAATTGATCCGTATTTAGCTGCGTTTGAGGTCAATCCTCAATTTCTGCAAATGGTATCTCCGAATGAGACGGTTGTCGTAATCTCTCTTAATACCGTGATTGGGGAAACAACTGGAATGATCAATATTTGTATTCCTCATGTTGTGTTAGAACCGATCATTCCAAAGCTTTCTGTTCACTATTGGATGCAAACAGAAAAGAAGGAAAGAGAACCGCAGGAGATTGCTCAATTAGAAAAAAGAATTCAAACAGCTACTGTTCCTATTTCTGCAGAGCTTGGACATTCGGAAATTTCTATTCAAGATTTCCTATTGCTAGATATTGGTGATGTTATTGAGTTGAATCAAGCAATCGATAGAGCATTAACAATTAAAGTTGGAGATATACCTAAATTCTTGGCCCAACCAGGAAAGGTAAATAAAAAGCTTGCAGTGCAAGTATTAGAGACATTGAAGGGAGGAGACGATGATGGTGAGTGA
- the flgF gene encoding flagellar basal-body rod protein FlgF, with amino-acid sequence MLRSMYSGISGMKNFQTKLDVIGNNIANVNTYGFKKGRVTFKDTMNQMVSGASASQDNRGGKNPTQVGLGSTLATIDTIHTQSSLQTTGRSLDLAISGDGYFMVKQGDAQFYTRAGNFYLDDNGSLVNGDGYKVQAFTIDPNTGNVSNQFGDVAVNVNAVLPPVTTDIISISGNLASNSVSDGTPFTQQVQVIDNSGQAHRVDVKFTKTDEDLWEVSVNDTLLTTLDFENGTVTPQEFTGNITTDSSSINGVTFNFSELTQVAGSTSALVNPNGNTEGALESFNIGSSGEINGVYSNGLVRTLGVLALAKFSNSSGLTKAGGNLFQESINSGVANINVAGEGRGSIAAGTLEMSNVDLSEEFTEMISAQRGFQANTRIITTSDEILQELVNLKR; translated from the coding sequence ATGCTACGTTCAATGTACTCAGGTATTAGTGGAATGAAAAACTTCCAAACTAAATTAGATGTTATTGGTAACAATATTGCAAACGTAAATACGTATGGCTTCAAAAAAGGTCGTGTAACATTTAAAGACACAATGAACCAAATGGTGTCAGGGGCAAGTGCATCACAAGATAACCGAGGAGGGAAAAACCCTACACAGGTTGGTCTCGGTTCTACATTAGCAACCATTGATACCATTCATACACAATCAAGTTTGCAAACTACGGGTCGCTCACTTGACTTAGCGATCTCAGGTGATGGTTACTTTATGGTTAAACAAGGAGATGCACAGTTCTATACAAGAGCTGGTAACTTCTACTTAGATGATAATGGTTCTTTAGTAAACGGCGATGGGTACAAAGTACAGGCCTTTACTATAGATCCAAATACAGGAAATGTATCTAACCAGTTCGGTGATGTGGCTGTAAACGTAAATGCAGTATTACCTCCGGTTACAACTGATATTATTTCAATCTCGGGGAACCTTGCAAGTAATTCAGTGAGCGATGGAACACCATTCACACAACAGGTTCAAGTAATTGATAATTCTGGCCAAGCACACAGAGTTGATGTCAAATTTACAAAAACAGATGAAGATCTTTGGGAAGTGAGTGTAAATGATACACTTCTGACTACGCTTGATTTTGAGAATGGTACTGTAACACCACAAGAATTTACTGGTAACATTACTACTGATTCATCGTCAATCAATGGTGTTACATTTAACTTTAGTGAGTTAACTCAAGTAGCTGGAAGCACAAGTGCACTAGTTAATCCTAACGGAAACACAGAAGGAGCTCTAGAGAGCTTTAACATCGGTTCTTCTGGTGAAATCAATGGAGTATATTCAAACGGTTTAGTAAGAACTCTTGGTGTACTTGCTCTAGCTAAATTCAGCAACTCATCAGGTTTAACAAAGGCTGGAGGAAACCTTTTCCAAGAGTCCATTAACTCTGGTGTGGCAAATATTAATGTAGCAGGTGAAGGTAGAGGTTCAATCGCAGCTGGTACATTAGAAATGTCAAACGTTGACTTATCTGAAGAATTTACTGAAATGATCTCTGCACAAAGAGGATTCCAAGCAAATACACGTATTATTACAACATCAGATGAAATCTTACAAGAGCTTGTAAACTTAAAACGATAA